In a genomic window of Rhinopithecus roxellana isolate Shanxi Qingling chromosome 2, ASM756505v1, whole genome shotgun sequence:
- the ATOH1 gene encoding protein atonal homolog 1 — protein MSRLLHAEEWAQVKELGDHHRQPQPHHLPQPPPPPQPPATLQAREHPVYPPELSLLDSTDPRAWLAPTLQGICTARAAQYLLHSPELGASEAAAPRDEADGRGELVRRSSGGASSSKSPGPVKVREQLCKLKGGVVVDELGCSRQRAPSSKQVNGVQKQRRLAANARERRRMHGLNHAFDQLRNVIPSFNNDKKLSKYETLQMAQIYINALSELLQTPSGGEQPPPPPVSCKSDHHHLRTAASYEGGAGNATAAGAQQASGGSQRPTPPGNCRTRFSAPASAGGYSVQLDALHFSTFEDSALTAMMAQKNLSPSLPGSILQPVQEENSKTSPRSHRSDGEFSPHSHYSDSDEAS, from the coding sequence ATGTCCCGCCTGCTGCATGCAGAAGAGTGGGCTCAAGTGAAGGAGTTGGGAGACCACCATCGCCAGCCCCAGCCGCATCATCTCCCGcaaccgccgccgccgccacagCCACCTGCAACTTTGCAGGCGAGAGAGCATCCCGTCTACCCGCCTGAGCTGTCCCTCCTGGACAGCACCGACCCACGCGCCTGGCTGGCTCCCACTTTGCAGGGCATCTGCACGGCACGCGCCGCCCAGTATTTGCTACATTCTCCGGAGCTGGGTGCCTCGGAGGCCGCGGCGCCCCGGGATGAGGCGGACGGCCGGGGGGAGCTGGTAAGGAGGAGCAGCGGCGGTGCCAGCAGCAGCAAGAGCCCCGGGCCGGTGAAAGTGCGGGAACAGCTGTGCAAGCTGAAAGGCGGTGTGGTGGTAGACGAGCTGGGCTGCAGCCGCCAACGGGCCCCTTCCAGCAAACAGGTGAATGGGGTGCAGAAGCAGAGACGACTAGCAGCCAACGCCAGGGAGCGGCGCAGGATGCATGGGCTGAACCACGCCTTCGACCAGCTGCGCAATGTTATCCCGTCGTTCAACAACGACAAGAAGCTGTCCAAATATGAGACCCTGCAGATGGCCCAAATCTACATCAATGCCTTGTCCGAGCTGCTACAAACGCCCAGCGGAGGGGAACAGCCACCGCCGCCTCCAGTCTCCTGCAAAAGCGACCACCACCACCTTCGCACCGCCGCCTCCTATGAAGGGGGCGCGGGCAACGCGACCGCAGCTGGGGCTCAGCAGGCTTCCGGAGGGAGTCAGCGGCCGACCCCGCCCGGGAATTGTCGAACTCGCTTCTCAGCCCCGGCCTCTGCGGGAGGGTACTCGGTGCAGCTGGACGCTCTGCACTTCTCGACTTTCGAGGACAGCGCCCTGACAGCGATGATGGCGCAAAAGAATTTGTCTCCTTCGCTCCCCGGGAGCATCTTGCAGCCAGTGCAGGAGGAAAACAGCAAAACTTCCCCTCGGTCCCACAGAAGCGACGGGGAATTTTCACCCCATTCCCATTACAGTGACTCGGATGAGGCAAGTTAG